The sequence GCCGCTGGCAAAGAGGATTTAAAATCATTTGAACATCCTTCAACCGTTACGGGGCTAGCTTTTGACCATAAAGGCTTGCGGCTTGCAGCTTCACATTATAACGGTGTGTCATTATGGTTTGTAAAAGCTAAAGAAAGCTCAGCACGATCTTTGGACTGGAAAGGAAGTCATATCGGTCTTGCCATCCATCCTGAAGGTGAAGCTATTGTGACCTCTATGCAGGAAAATGAGCTGCATGGATGGCGCCTTTCTGATGGGCATAATATGCGCATGAGCGGTTATCCTCGCCAGGTGCGTTCAATGGCTTTTACTAAAAAGGGACGTTGGCTTGCCACATCAGGAGCCGACGCGGCGGTCTTGTGGCCATTTTTTGGAAATGGGCCAATGGGAAAGCCTCCTTTAGAGCTCGCAAGATTGCCAGGACTTTTCAGTTCAGTTGTAGCAGCACATCCTTGTGATGATATTGTGGCTATTGGCTATGAAGATGGCACAGTAGTCTTAGCTGAAATTGGAGGAGAAGATCAGCGTGCTCTTCCTATCTGTCGTGGCAAAAAAAGTGGAGGTATTGAGCGCGGTGCGGTCACGTCTCTGTGTTTTTCGCCAAAAGGTGGGACGTTGGTTTTTGGGACAGAAGAAGGTTATTTGGGAGTTGTAGATCTAACGGCAAAAAATTAAAATTTTGCCTTTATGAAAGGGGAAATTTACTTTGCCCCTTTCAATTATAAAATCCCTCATTTCTACTTAAAAAGCTAAAAAGTAGAAAAACTAAAGTTATTAATGGTGATGAAAGATTCAGACTGGAATATGTCCAAGTCCTCCTGTGGATCTGGGACAGATTTAGGTAAGTTCTTCTCGAATTTTTCGGTTATATGCAGAATGGCATTTTCTAAGAGCTTCAAATCATCTATATCAATTTGAGGGTTGTCTTGATATTCAGTAATTTCGTTGCGTACCCACTGAAGTAATCCCAAAATTTTATTGCCCAAATCTGGGGTTTCTAGAGCCTGAGCAATACTAGATTTATTCCAAGAGGACGTGCTATCAGTACACTTAGCCATTTGACTGATTTCCTTGTTTTTTAGTCAATTGGTTAGGACCATGGCAGAGTGCTAGTCTGCTATGGTCCGTCTTATAGTAAAATATGTGTCCATAATATTTGAGCACATCAAATATTATTTTTCACCTAATAAAATCATTTTAACAGCTAAAAAATTAAACATAAGGTCATTTTTTTATATTATTCAAAAGTTTCTTAAATATAAACAGGGCCGTCCCAGCTATAAAAAAAGTTAAGAACTACCATAACTCCTCTTACAGCTGAACTAAGGCATATAACAACTACCTGGCACTATCGCCTGTTAGGCACCGCTCCTGCTAGGTGAGCAATAACTTAGTCTTTTAAATTCCTTTTGTTTAAAAGACGAAAGCAAAGCCGAGAGACCCTCTATTTGATGAAACATTGCCAGAATATTGCACAAATAGAAGAATAGTGTAGGTGTGTTATATAGTTTTACTGAATTTAATGGGGTAGAAGATTTTGATTTAGCGCGAGCAGACGCGCTATCAGTAAGGACGGGCATTGACTGATTCCTTGTTTAGTCAACCAAATTGGGGCTGCTTGGAGTGCTAGTTCCGCTACAGCCTGCTCTTTTTGTTTACTCCCAATAATTTATGTAAGTCAAGATTTTCTTTTACGTAATATTTTATTCTAAAGGAAAATTGAAGCGAAAGCTAAATATAACCCTATATATAAAAAGTTTTTTGTGTCTTATGATTCTTTTACTCGGAAGTTATAAACTTTAATTATTAATGTGGTTCAGTTCACTTTAGATATTTATTAATGAATAATTAAAAAATTTTGCATATGATGGGTTTATATGGCGTATTAATTTATGAAAGTATATTTTAGTTAGAACAAAATTAAAATATATGTTCCTAGACAAAATTTTGTTAGAGTATACTTTTTAAGTAAATACTCTTCTGATTGCAGAAAATATAAGTGGATTCAAATTAATTTTCTAATAATGACTAAATTTTTTTGGATAAAATATAAATATTATTATATTTTTACATCTCTTATAGTAGAGGATCTTGGCCTTAAAGGGGATAATTTTTAATATTACCTGTATCACCATATTACAAAAAAAGCAACTTGATGCATAATTTAATCAGATCGTGAAAGTAATAGAATAAAATGCACACTAATTTTAGCAATGATTTTTTATTGTTTTTATGAAACGAAAAATCAAATATAGATAAATTTGTCTCAGAAAAACACGCTTTTGTTTGGGTTTAAGAAGCAGTCCTGATACTCAATTTTTTTATATCTGACATGTGCTTCAGTAATTTGGGGCTGAAAGCGGTTTGGTCCTGAAAGTCATAACATAACAGTTCTAGAGGGATTATAAATCTTTTACGATGTCACAAAAGCCCTACTTTTAAGGTTAATAGAATACAGAAAAATATAGAGAAAACACTTTTCAAGCAAAGTTGTTTAGATGAATCCTTAAAAAGTGTTTTCTCTATATTTTAAAGCAGATGGAGATCATAGTTTATTTTAAAGGTTACATATTTAAAATTCTCCTATAACTGAAAAATATGTACCGCGCCTCTGTCCATATTGCGCTTGGTAAATGCCGATGCCACTACCGTCATGAAGAGCATATTTTTTATCAAAAAGATTTACGACATCCATACGTGCTTTGATTGTATGGTCCTTCACTAAGTGCAGAAAACTATATTGGTAGCCAATATTGAAAATGTCGTAAGGAGATTGTTTTCCTAAATTGGCAAAGCCCCTTCTTAAGCCATTTCCGTATAGGAAATCTATATAAGCAAGTTGGCGTTTTGTTTGCCATGCAAGTCCGGCGCTGGCTGTATATTTTCCCTGGTGGTCGAGGGTAACACCGCGTCTTTTAGCGTAATCAAGCTCTTCTTGGTCAAAGTGATATTGAGCTGAATTAATGTCACGGCCAAATGTTTTCACATAGGAAAAATTGCCAAAAACGCGCCACGGCCCAGAATGCCAGGAAATGCCAGCCTCGCTACCATAAACATGAGCGCGGCGATAGTTAAAGGGGGTCAAAATAATGGCTTGGCCGAATTGTCCAGAATCAAGAAGATTATGGGCCCATTTGCTAAAGGCATCGACGCTTATTTCTAAAGTGCG comes from Aristophania vespae and encodes:
- a CDS encoding WD40 repeat domain-containing protein, giving the protein MSTPSSSHNNPLSHEIFATRGAEKQFEGPIIGVQISRDGKAIAALTSDGDMILLKHQDLRDTAKWQLISVHDGGLCLSQGCEGDSFLSGGEDGSLIRVTADGDRNIVYEGKGWIESVVSTPKHYAFSVKKDVKLRDAAGKEDLKSFEHPSTVTGLAFDHKGLRLAASHYNGVSLWFVKAKESSARSLDWKGSHIGLAIHPEGEAIVTSMQENELHGWRLSDGHNMRMSGYPRQVRSMAFTKKGRWLATSGADAAVLWPFFGNGPMGKPPLELARLPGLFSSVVAAHPCDDIVAIGYEDGTVVLAEIGGEDQRALPICRGKKSGGIERGAVTSLCFSPKGGTLVFGTEEGYLGVVDLTAKN